A stretch of the Filimonas lacunae genome encodes the following:
- a CDS encoding MFS transporter, translating into MSLSTSPSSPSVKPRLSLPQIFTMSVGFLGIQFGFALQNGNTSRILRSFGADVEQLPMFWIVAPLIGMIVQPLIGHYSDRTWNRLGRRKPYFLTGALLSSLALVFLPNSAALSAIVPALWVGAGMVMIMDASFNVAMEPFRALVADNLPDSQRTQGFAIQTFLIGVGAVAGSYLPGWLADLGVSQVGDATHVADNITWSFYIGAVVFVIAILVTVFFSKEYPPEEYERYHAKPDAVPAAEVEPVAGEFDQPKVAKHSGLQQIFTDFKTMPVTMRQLGLVQFFSWFALFSMWVFTTDAVATHVYGLSGADTHSVAYNTAGNKVSAAFGTYNLVAAVYALLLPVLAKFIGRKATHAFSLTAGGIGLISIYFIKDPEMLTWSMIGVGLAWASILAMPYVILSGAIPAGKLGIYMGIFNFFITLPQIVNGLLGGFIVKHLYGNQSIYAIVLAGIFLLCAAVSVLFVLDVGETRKSSKTIIKA; encoded by the coding sequence ATGTCGCTTTCAACCTCACCGTCTTCGCCTTCCGTTAAACCACGTTTAAGCCTGCCGCAGATTTTTACGATGAGTGTGGGGTTTTTAGGAATACAGTTTGGCTTTGCTTTGCAAAATGGTAATACCAGTCGCATATTACGTTCTTTTGGCGCGGATGTAGAGCAGTTGCCTATGTTCTGGATTGTAGCCCCATTGATAGGCATGATTGTACAGCCGCTGATAGGTCATTACAGTGATAGAACCTGGAACCGTTTGGGCCGTCGTAAACCTTACTTTCTTACCGGTGCTTTGTTGTCGTCCCTGGCACTGGTGTTTTTACCTAATTCCGCTGCTTTGTCTGCTATCGTTCCGGCCCTATGGGTAGGGGCAGGTATGGTAATGATAATGGATGCTTCTTTTAATGTGGCTATGGAACCCTTTCGCGCACTGGTGGCAGATAACCTGCCCGACTCGCAGCGTACGCAAGGGTTTGCTATCCAAACTTTTTTAATAGGCGTAGGTGCGGTTGCCGGTTCTTACCTGCCTGGCTGGCTGGCAGATTTGGGAGTATCGCAGGTAGGTGATGCCACGCATGTGGCAGATAATATTACCTGGTCGTTTTATATAGGTGCAGTTGTATTTGTCATCGCTATCCTGGTTACCGTATTCTTTTCTAAAGAATATCCACCGGAAGAATATGAGCGGTATCACGCTAAGCCGGATGCAGTGCCCGCAGCAGAGGTGGAGCCTGTGGCAGGTGAGTTTGATCAACCTAAAGTGGCAAAGCATAGTGGCCTGCAACAGATTTTTACCGATTTTAAAACGATGCCTGTTACGATGCGACAGCTGGGGCTGGTGCAGTTTTTTAGCTGGTTTGCGTTGTTTAGCATGTGGGTGTTTACTACCGATGCAGTAGCTACCCATGTATATGGCTTATCAGGCGCCGACACGCATTCTGTTGCTTATAACACTGCCGGCAATAAAGTAAGTGCGGCTTTTGGTACTTATAACCTGGTAGCAGCTGTGTATGCCTTGCTGTTGCCTGTGCTGGCTAAATTCATTGGACGTAAAGCCACACACGCGTTTTCATTAACCGCAGGCGGCATTGGGTTAATCTCTATTTACTTTATTAAAGATCCCGAAATGCTTACCTGGTCTATGATAGGAGTAGGGTTGGCATGGGCCAGTATATTGGCCATGCCGTATGTAATATTAAGCGGCGCTATACCGGCAGGCAAGCTGGGTATTTATATGGGCATATTCAATTTCTTTATTACCCTGCCGCAAATAGTGAATGGATTGCTGGGCGGCTTTATTGTAAAGCATTTGTACGGCAATCAGTCCATTTATGCCATTGTGCTGGCGGGAATCTTTTTGTTATGCGCAGCCGTAAGTGTGCTATTCGTACTGGATGTAGGGGAAACAAGAAAAAGCAGTAAGACTATTATTAAAGCATAA